From a region of the Dictyostelium discoideum AX4 chromosome 2 chromosome, whole genome shotgun sequence genome:
- a CDS encoding AhpC/TSA family protein, protein MLLLQNFNQQQNSNLIIQLIVAGVIIILISKFFILPFLSNKSSSKMTKLKVGDQAPDFTASDKDGKSYSLKDFADKVLVLYFYPKDSTPGCTKEACSFRDNYEQFTEAGAVVVGVSSDDAESHSKFSAKYRLPFTLLTDNKGEMAKKYGVKKELLLIPGRSTFIIDKNQKIALIHSSLLNAESHITESLKVIEQLKSQ, encoded by the exons atgttattacttcaaaattttaaccaacaacaaaactcaaatttgataatacaattaattgttgcaggtgttattattattttaatttctaaatttttcatTCTTCCATTTCTTTCTAATAAATCATCCTCAAAAAtgacaaaattaaaagttggtGACCAAGCCCCTGATTTTACAGCTTCTGATAAAGATGGTAAATCATAttcattaaaagattttgCAGATAAAGTTTTagttctttatttttatccaaAAGATTCAACACCTGGATGTACCAAAGAAGCTTGTTCATTTAGAGATAATTATGAACAATTCACT gaaGCAGGAGCAGTTGTAGTAGGTGTTTCATCAGATGATGCAGAAAGTCATTCAAAATTCTCTGCAAAATATAGATTACCATTCACATTACTTACCGATAATAAAGGTGAAATGGCTAAAAAATATGGAGTAAAGAAagagttattattaattccaGGTAGATCAACCTTTATCATTGACAAGAATCAAAAGATTGCTTTAATTCATAGTTCACTTTTAAATGCTGAATCTCATATCACTGAATCTTTAAAAGTtattgaacaattaaaatcacaataa
- the elp2 gene encoding RNA polymerase II elongator complex subunit, giving the protein MNVSSDVDFISVGCNCLGDCLVWGQNKLAAYGAQNFIALFDPIQSKVLATLPGHKDRVNHICWVPNINEEYKNRYSSYENELLSCSSDNTIISWKQIKGGLNYQYKVVEVLKGHSDSVTNISVLDFPDGSLLMCSTSADNTVKLWRRESLTKENIDTDTLPKWECIQTIDFTPKCMECSSLAFIPGTTIPLLAVGGLEPKIHIYIQNLDSTTATLQFKKLMSLQGHQDWIRSLSFKTINEGEGEGEEEELILASSSQDFKIRLWKISKFTAEKQKQQQLDESGNGGANLLGSLSTQLSGVTSLSTKGYLFNCNSVKYIILLDAVLSGHDDWVYSIHWSPARRDQETGKKIQEQMLISASMDKTAIVWRPDRTTGIWIDESRVGDMGGNILGQYGAVFSPCSQYILSHGYNGAFHFWKQNTNQKSSFWEPQIVVSGHFGPVQDLMWSPDYSYFISCSTDRTLRLFSEWKRNNNNNNLENNKEQQIISWNEIARPQIHGYDLECFTFINKKTHVIVSGAEEKIMRAFVGSQNFVDTLLNISKVQPVNDGTQRPLAANQPSLGLSNKPYFTGGSDYNENIDNNNNNNNNNGNGEENTEDSIKMKMGGGDEGGGGEGMDTGYFEDEIPFNPEVLSEPPFEEHLLQSSLWPEIHKFYGHGNEIVAVACSADGMYLASTCRASSADQATVRIWNVSNWKECANLKGHTLTVVNLSFSHNSKYLLGVSRDRMWTLWERSASNSEEPFVKVISAPKSHGRIIWSGSWSHDDKFFATGARDKLVKVWNLDNIKDIKNACASTLPAFGSGVTCVEFAPKSSKFTGEHGDHLLAVGEDDGKITIWKSTTSTSNPKSLDWTCVHTISPLISHTLDVRRIRWRDTPTINGNSLTYQIVTCSVDHSVRIFNIKFD; this is encoded by the exons atgaatgtTTCATCTGACGTTGATTTTATAAGTGTTGGATGTAATTGTTTAGGTGATTGTTTAGTATGGGGTCAAAATAAACTTGCAGCATATGGTGCACAAAATTTCATTGCATTATTCGAtccaattcaatcaaaagTTTTAGCAACATTACCAGGTCACAAAGATAGAGTAAACCATATTTGTTGGGTaccaaatattaatgaag aatataaaaatagatattctagttatgaaaatgaattattatcatgTTCATCAGATAATACAATTATATCATGGAAACAAATTAAAGGTggattaaattatcaatataaaGTAGTTGAAGTTTTAAAAGGACATAGTGATAGTGTTACCAATATTTCAGTTTTAGATTTTCCAGATGGATCATTATTAATGTGTTCAACATCAGCAGATAATACAGTTAAACTTTGGAGAAGAGAATCATTAACAAAAGAAAACATAGATACAGATACATTACCAAAATGGGAATGTATTCAAACCATTGATTTCACACCAAAATGTATGGAATGTTCAAGTCTTGCTTTCATTCCAGGTACAACCATACCATTATTAGCAGTTGGTGGTTTAGAACCAAAAATTCATAtttatattcaaaatttagATTCAACCACAGCAAcattacaatttaaaaaattaatgtcATTACAAGGTCATCAAGATTGGATTagatcattatcatttaaaacaattaatgaGGGAGAGGGAGAGGGAGAGGAAGAAGAATTAATATtagcatcatcatcacaagattttaaaattagattatggaaaatttctaaatttacaGCAGagaaacaaaaacaacaacaattggaTGAaagtggtaatggtggtgcCAATTTATTAGGATCATTATCTACACAATTAAGTGGTGTAACTTCATTAAGTACTAAAGgttatttattcaattgtAATTCAGTAAagtatataatattattggaTGCAGTTTTATCAGGTCATGATGATTGGGTTTACTCAATTCATTGGTCACCAGCTAGAAGGGATCAAGAAACTGGTAAGAAAATTCAAGAACAAATGTTAATTTCAGCATCAATGGATAAAACTGCAATCGTATGGAGACCAGATCGTACAACTGGTATTTGGATTGACGAATCTAGAGTTGGTGATATGGGTGGTAATATTCTAGGTCAATATGGTGCTGTTTTCTCACCATGTTCTCAATATATCCTTTCACATGGTTACAATGGTGCTTTTCATTTTTGGAAACAAAATACAAATCaaaaatcatcattttgGGAGCCACAAATTGTAGTTAGTGGTCATTTTGGTCCAGTTCAAGATTTAATGTGGTCACCAGATTATAGTTATTTCATTTCATGTAGTACAGATAGAACTTTACGTTTATTTAGTGAGTGGAAacgtaataataataataataatttagaaaataataaagaacaacaaataatttcatGGAATGAAATTGCTAGACCACAAATTCATGGTTATGATTTAGAATGCTTCACTTTTATTAATAAGAAAACTCATGTTATAGTTTCAGGTGCAGAAGAGAAAATTATGAGAGCATTTGTTGGTTCTCAAAATTTTGTTGATACtctattaaatatttcaaaagttCAACCTGTGAATGATGGTACTCAAAGACCACTAGCTGCAAATCAACCATCATTAGGtttatcaaataaaccaTATTTTACAGGTGGTTCTgattataatgaaaatatagataataataataataataataataataatggtaatggtgaaGAAAATACAgaagattcaattaaaatgaagatgggtggtggtgatgagggtggtggtggtgaggGTATGGATACTGGTTATTTTGAAGATGAAATACCATTTAATCCAGAGGTATTAAGTGAACCACCATTTGAAGAACATTTATTACAATCAAGTCTTTGGCCTGAAATTCATAAATTCTATGGTCATGGTAATGAAATTGTTGCAGTTGCATGTAGTGCCGATGGTATGTATTTAGCATCAACATGTAGAGCATCATCAGCTGATCAAGCAACAGTTCGTATTTGGAATGTATCGAATTGGAAAGAGTGTGCCAACTTGAAAGGTCATACCCTTACCGTTGTAAATTTATCATTCTCTCATAATAGTAAATATCTATTGGGTGTAAGTAGAGATCGTATGTGGACACTCTGGGAACGTTCTGCTTCAAACAGTGAGGAGCCATTTGTCAAAGTTATAAGTGCACCAAAGTCACATGGTCGTATCATTTGGTCAGGAAGTTGGAGTCATGATGATAAATTCTTTGCAACTGGTGCTCGTGATAAGTTGGTAAAAGTCTGGAATCTTGACAATATTAAAGACATAAAGAATGCCTGCGCTTCAACATTACCAGCATTTGGTTCAGGTGTGACTTGTGTTGAATTTGCTCCAAAATCTTCAAAATTCACTGGTGAACATGGTGACCATTTATTGGCAGTTGGTGAGGATGATGGTAAAATCACAATTTGGAAATCCACCACCTCAACTTCAAATCCAAAATCTTTGGATTGGACTTGTGTTCATACAATTTCACCATTAATCTCCCACACTTTAGATGTTAGAAGAATTCGTTGGAGAGATACTCCAACCATTAATGGTAATTCATTAACTTATCAAATCGTTACTTGTAGTGTCGATCATTCAGTTcgtatttttaatattaaatttgattaa
- the psmD9 gene encoding 26S proteasome non-ATPase regulatory subunit 9: MTDINNKNNNSDHSITVIEDEASIIKTLMVTRGDLEKELESLMNFLKSGDGKTFGLKGSFTDSEGYPSPHLELIIEVKKARSRIAHIQNDYKQVMKDIEFHLEKLHKSPTNKNQSSSTFSINNTTSTSNNNNNNNEDEMKIDKPLTVETETKPKPIEVEVEKVGIPFVYIDLVSEGSPSDKANLKKGDLIFQFGTVGPFFEERQVGDNLNSNHLQSIATIVRNSENKAIQIKLSRGTSIISTSLIPRKWSGQGLIGCLIKPI, encoded by the exons atgacagacataaataataaaaataataatagtgatcaTTCTATAACAGTCATTGAAGATGAAGCATCTATAATTAAAACTCTTATGGTTACAAGAGGTGATCTCGAAAAGGAGCTTGAGTCTTTAATGAACTTCCTAAAGAGTGGCGATGGTAAAACTTTTGGATTAAAAGGATCATTCACTGATTCTGAAGGTTATCCT tctccacatttagaattaattattgaagtTAAAAAAGCAAGAAGTAGAATTGCACATATCCAAAATGATTATAAACAAGTAATGAAAGATATTGAATTTCATTTAGAAAAGTTACATAAATcaccaacaaataaaaatcaatcttcttcaactttttcaataaataatacaacatcaacaagtaataataataataataataatgaggATGAAATGAAAATTGATAAACCATTAACAGTGGAAACAGaaacaaaaccaaaaccaattgaagttgaagttgaaAAAGTTGGTATTCCATTTGTATATATTGATTTAGTTTCAGAAGGATCACCATCTGATAAAGCAAATTTGAAAAAGGGTGATTTAATTTTCCAATTCGGTACAGTTGGCCCATTTTTTGAAGAGAGACAAGttggtgataatttaaattcaaaccATCTTCAATCAATTGCTACCATAGTACGTAATAGTGAAAACAAAGCaatccaaataaaattatcaagAGGTACTTCAATTATTTCAACTTCATTAATTCCTCGTAAATGGAGTGGTCAAGGATTAATTgg ttgctTAATTAAACCAATATAG
- the natA gene encoding N-acetyltransferase complex subunit: MVSIRPCQIGDLMSMQNANLTCLPENYQMKYYLYHFLTWPQTSFVAEDDKGNVVGYVLAKIDENEPKRGHITSLAVLRSQRKLGIATKLMKQAEVALLEVYDADCVSLHVRKSNRAAFSLYHEVLKFKIDEIEKEYYGDKEDAYSMVLYLKPEVEEEKEREKQLEKINKAAKESIEAAKRANEEPKPVSNVIHGKKKNVKKIE; this comes from the exons atggtatCAATCAGACCATGTCAAATTGGTGACTTAATGTCAATGCAAAATGCAAATTTAACATGTTTACCagaaaattatcaaatgaaatattatttatatcactTTTTAACATGGCCACAAACTTCTTTTGTTGCTGAAGATGATAAAGGAAATGTTGTTGGTTACGTTTTAGctaaaat tgatgaaaatgaaccAAAAAGAGGACATATTACATCATTAGCAGTTTTAAGATCACAAAGAAAATTAGGTATTGCAACTAAATTAATGAAACAAGCAGAAGTTGCATTATTAGAAGTTTATGATGCTGATTGTGTTTCACTTCACGTTAGAAAATCAAATAGAGCCGCTTTCTCTTTATATCatgaagttttaaaattcaa aattgatgaaattgaaaaagaatattaTGGTGATAAAGAAGATGCATATTCAATGGTTTTATATCTTAAACCAGAagttgaagaagaaaaagaaagagagaaacaattagaaaaaattaataaagctgcaaaagaatcaattgaagCTGCAAAACGTGCAAACGAAGAACCAAAACCAGTTTCAAATGTTATTCAtggtaaaaagaaaaatgtaaaaaaaatagaataa
- a CDS encoding cytochrome b5 domain-containing protein: MMMTDKEQLNNNVQFQQLSTEMKEAIKSIMVSPTEQEIEDKKNGKRKRKVPLPHGHSQLDWMKKQSAAQPCFDTSGNGGKITIQELKKHNNENDAWTVYKGRVYNITDYFQFHPGGKIELLRAAGNDCTQMFEFTHSWVNFEAMMLKYLVGYLSIEDN; the protein is encoded by the exons atgatgatgacaGATaaagaacaattaaataataatgttcaatttcaacaattatCAACAGAAATGAAAGAagcaattaaatcaataatgGTGAGTCCAACAGAACAAGAGATTgaggataaaaaaaatggaaaaagaaaaagaaaagtacCATTACCACATGGTCATAGTCAATTGGATTGGATGAAAAAACAGAGTGCAGCACAGCCATGTTTCGATACtagtggtaatggtggtaaaattacaatacaagaattaaaaaaacataataatgaaaatgatgctTGGACAGTTTATAAAGGTAGAGTTTATAATATTActgattattttcaatttcatcctGGTGGTAAAATTGAACTTTTAAGAGCTGCTGGTAATGATTGTACTCAAATGTttg AATTCACACATTCTTGGGTAAATTTTGAAGCCATGATGTTAAAATATTTAGTTGGTTATTTATCTATTGAAGATAATTAa
- the acn9 gene encoding ACN9 family protein: protein MNNLSKNDFLKLYRNILRCHKILQEPMRSMGDQYVKTEWKLHKKATPKQAIQFYEQWNIYCNILLTQRDSILKENSNNNDNYNNNNNDNNNDNNNFINIGQDLNEKQMKSLNKKQIEQLDKLKSETSTVYTPSDK, encoded by the coding sequence atgaataatctTTCAAagaatgattttttaaaactgtATAGAAATATATTAAGATGTCATAAAATATTACAAGAACCAATGAGATCAATGGGAGATCAATATGTTAAAACTGAATGGAAATTACATAAGAAAGCAACACCAAAACAAGcaattcaattttatgaACAATGGAATATTTattgtaatattttattaacacAACgtgattcaattttaaaagaaaatagtaataataatgataattataataataataataatgataataataatgataataataattttataaatattggtcaagatttaaatgaaaaacaaatgaaatctttaaataaaaaacaaatagaacaattagataaattaaaatctgaaACTTCAACTGTATATACACCAAgtgataaataa
- a CDS encoding hypothetical protein (Similar to mitochondrial initiation factor 2; Ifm1p) yields MLRVTKLHKKQISRLIQSPNIYNITSFQYSTSSTPVSGKPTEKPINEGNTISFNKIDFPKLIQNNNNSNNNNNNNINNNNNNNNNDNNNNHQKFQLQQQQQQQNRPITLNLKFNPPDLNKQPPLQPPLQQQQQQQQPQKSHQSPIFNFPINGNNNNVTPKENPLNMFSFGSLQKPQLQQQQQPQQPQQPLQQQQQQKQNPPQQKKLASFLDYINKTTLNQKPTITTNQNNIKNLSNLGFGDIVSNKPAPTTPTTTTTTTTTTTTPETMTTQQQGQEKTNSNSKIPIPKFQELSKKESDLIAEREKEKEKLREKEREKERKKKEKRMLRQQQQQEEAYGFVNEHQPLFRSKEKEKIGGSGNGEFNKKKTITPVLLPDTVTAENLAPMIGQSIVELIKWQIKAGLKPTSRYEPIVDDILLLMGQDYYFSPMRVLSRDILLQRKEKELKLKANPLWPSRPPVVTVVGHIDHGKTSLLDFLRSTSVVDNEPGRITQHIGAFEVLINDRSDAKKAKRAITFMDTPGHSAFSTMRERGVGITDIVLLVVAADDGVQEQTIEAIKAIKKNDVQVIVVINKMDKPDANPELVKMELLENGIACEGVGGDVPCVEISAKTGMGIQTLEETILFIGDMMELKAPVKDVQVSGVVIETSFKRNRGTYSTILVQKGILKINQFFVCGESHGKIKEMKNHLGTQLKEGKPGQAVEIFGFKEGAPPLGEEFFVFDSEKEVLAIIDERKERKISEDTRREIKKMAYGKEDEEEDLDNEEEMNGTEDLGDIEKKTVRFFVKGDVTGTAEALSAMLFTLPQDPEISIDIQRVGYGEVTENDIKDALFLKTPIVYFGSKLNPKILDSCKKQGVKLIQSDVIYHVVNHVQEYLESILQPVTIFNVTGRAQISQVFDINDGKEKVAGCKVEDGIIKKGAKVHVMRNGDSVHEGRVEVIKSFKDIVKEIGKGHECGITLREYNGIQVGDLLVSYTQDSESRKLGEFVKYRFNTTF; encoded by the coding sequence ggAAAACCAACAGAGAAACCTATAAATGAAGGAAATACAATTTcctttaataaaattgattttccaaaattaattcaaaataataataatagtaataataataataataataatattaataataacaataataataataataatgataataataacaatcaccaaaaattccaactacaacaacaacaacaacaacaaaatagaCCAATTAcacttaatttaaaattcaacCCACCAGATCTAAATAAACAACCACCACTCCAACCACCactccaacaacaacaacaacaacaacaaccacaaaaaTCACACCAATCACCAATTTTCAACTTTCCAATAAacggtaataataataatgtaacaCCAAAAGAAAATCCACTAAATATGTTTTCATTTGGATCACTACAAAaaccacaactacaacaacaacaacaaccacaacaaccacaacaaccactacaacaacaacaacaacaaaaacaaaatccaccacaacaaaaaaaacttgcatcatttttagattatataaataaaaccactttaaatcaaaaaccaACAATCACtacaaatcaaaataatattaaaaatttgagTAATTTAGGATTTGGCGATATTGTATCAAATAAACCAGCACCAACAaccccaacaacaacaacaacaacaacaacaacaacaacaacaccagaAACAATGACAACTCAACAACAAGGAcaagaaaaaacaaattccAATTCCAAAATTCCAATTCCAAAATTCCAAGAACtatcaaaaaaagaatcgGATTTAATAGcagaaagagaaaaagaaaaagagaaactAAGAGAGAAAGAAAgagagaaagaaagaaagaaaaaagaaaaaagaatgttaagacaacaacaacaacaagaagaagcATATGGTTTTGTTAATGAACATCAACCACTATTTAGaagtaaagaaaaagagaaaatagGTGGCTCGGGGAATGGGGAGttcaataaaaagaaaacaataaCACCAGTTTTACTCCCAGATACAGTAACCGCCGAGAATTTAGCACCAATGATTGGTCAATCAATCGTTGAGTTAATCAAATGGCAAATTAAAGCAGGTTTGAAACCAACATCAAGATACGAACCAATCGTTGACGATATTTTACTATTGATGGGACAAGATTATTACTTCTCACCAATGAGAGTTTTAAGTAGGGATATTTTACTTCAAAGAAAAGAGAAGGAACTTAAACTAAAGGCGAACCCCTTGTGGCCAAGCAGACCACCAGTGGTAACAGTGGTTGGCCATATCGATCATGGTAAAACTAGTTTATTGGATTTCTTACGTAGTACATCGGTGGTCGATAATGAGCCAGGCAGAATCACCCAACATATTGGTGCATTTGAGGTATTGATTAATGATAGATCAGATGCTAAAAAGGCGAAGCGTGCAATCACTTTTATGGATACTCCAGGTCATTCTGCTTTTTCGACAATGAGAGAAAGAGGTGTGGGTATCACCGATATTGTGTTATTGGTGGTTGCTGCCGATGATGGTGTTCAAGAACAAACCATCGAGGCAATCAAAGCGATAAAGAAGAATGATGTGCAAGTGATTGttgtaattaataaaatggaTAAACCCGATGCCAATCCAGAGCTTGTAAAGATGGAGTTGTTAGAGAATGGTATTGCATGTGAGggtgttggtggtgatgTACCTTGTGTTGAAATCTCTGCAAAGACTGGTATGGGTATTCAAACACTCGAGGAAACCATTCTATTCATTGGTGATATGATGGAATTGAAAGCACCAGTTAAAGATGTTCAAGTTAGTGGTGTGGTCATTGAAACAAGTTTCAAGAGAAATAGAGGTACCTATTCAACCATTCTCGTTCAAAAAGGTATTTTAAAGATTAATCAATTCTTTGTTTGTGGTGAATCACATGGTAAGATCAAAGAGATGAAAAATCATTTAGGTACTCAACTCAAAGAGGGTAAACCGGGTCAAGCCGTTGAAATCTTTGGTTTCAAAGAAGGGGCCCCTCCTTTGGGTGAGGAATTCTTTGTTTTCGACTCTGAAAAAGAAGTTTTAGCAATTATTGATGAAAGAAAGGAAAGAAAGATATCAGAAGATACTCGTagggaaattaaaaagatgGCATATGGCAAAGAGGATGAAGAAGAGGATCTCGATAATGAGGAAGAAATGAATGGTACTGAGGATTTGGGTGATATCGAGAAGAAGACCGTTAGATTCTTTGTTAAAGGTGATGTCACAGGCACTGCTGAGGCACTCAGCGCCATGTTATTTACATTACCACAAGATCCTGAAATCTCTATTGATATTCAAAGAGTTGGCTATGGTGAGGTCACTGAGAATGACATTAAAGATGCATTATTTTTGAAGACTCCAATCGTTTATTTTGGCTCGAAATTAAATCCAAAGATTTTAGATTCTTGCAAGAAGCAAGGTGTAAAACTCATTCAATCCGATGTAATCTATCATGTGGTTAATCATGTCCAAGAATATTTAGAAAGTATTTTACAACCTGTCACTATTTTCAATGTAACTGGTCGTGCTCAAATTAGTCAAGTCTTTGATATCAATGATGGTAAGGAAAAAGTTGCAGGTTGTAAAGTAGAAGATGGTATTATCAAAAAAGGTGCAAAGGTTCATGTTATGAGAAATGGTGATTCCGTTCATGAAGGTCGTGTTGAAGtcattaaatcatttaaagatATTGTTAAAGAGATTGGAAAAGGTCATGAATGTGGTATCACACTTCGTGAATATAATGGTATTCAAGTTGGTGATTTATTGGTTTCTTATACTCAAGATAGTGAATCCAGAAAACTTGGTGAATTTGTCAAATATAGATTTAATacaactttttaa